Proteins from a single region of Prosthecobacter vanneervenii:
- a CDS encoding cryptochrome/photolyase family protein, producing the protein MPSRPRLILVLGDQLDLQSAAFDGCDPKRDVVWMAEVAAESTKVWNVKARIAVFLASMRHFREALREKGWRVDYHELGKHETLVEALRASVRSLKPSGLVMVQAGEWGVQRDLEAAAAELGVPLEVWDDRHFLCTPAEFAKHAAGRKQLRMEFFYREMRQRTGVLMEKDGPAGGQWNFDHDNRGTFGKEGPDLLRVPPKRFLPDEITREVIALVQERSAKHPGTLKDFDWPVTAAQSLEALDDFITHRLRDFGQYQDAMWTNEPWLYHSRLSAAMNLKMLDPRVVIAAAEKAWRSGKAPLAAVEGFIRQILGWREYVRGIYWLKMPDYVRLNEMQAHEKLPGFYWTGETDMNCLSQAIGQTLRYGYAHHIQRLMVTGLFALLYGVDPHQVHEWYLAVYVDAVEWVELPNTLGMSQYGDGGLMASKPYVASGKYIQRMSNYCTGCKYDPAQSTGPKACPFTTLYWDYLLQHEPRLKKNQRMSMQLKNLARLSMEQRSAIQQQARRVRERCGGEG; encoded by the coding sequence ATGCCATCCCGACCCCGTCTCATCCTTGTGCTGGGAGACCAGCTAGATCTGCAGTCAGCCGCCTTTGACGGCTGCGACCCCAAGCGGGATGTGGTGTGGATGGCGGAGGTGGCGGCGGAGTCCACCAAGGTCTGGAACGTGAAGGCGCGCATCGCCGTTTTTCTCGCGTCCATGCGGCACTTTCGTGAGGCGCTGCGGGAAAAGGGATGGCGTGTGGACTATCATGAACTCGGAAAGCACGAGACGCTGGTGGAGGCGTTGCGTGCCAGCGTGCGTTCACTGAAGCCCTCCGGGCTTGTCATGGTACAGGCCGGAGAATGGGGAGTGCAGCGGGATCTGGAAGCCGCTGCCGCCGAGCTTGGCGTGCCGCTGGAAGTGTGGGATGACCGCCACTTTCTTTGCACACCGGCGGAATTTGCCAAGCACGCGGCGGGCCGCAAACAACTGCGGATGGAGTTCTTCTACCGAGAGATGCGCCAGCGCACGGGGGTGCTGATGGAGAAGGACGGCCCGGCGGGAGGGCAGTGGAACTTTGATCACGACAACCGTGGCACCTTCGGCAAAGAAGGGCCGGACCTGCTGCGTGTGCCACCAAAACGGTTCCTGCCAGATGAGATCACGCGCGAGGTCATCGCATTGGTGCAGGAGCGTTCTGCCAAGCATCCTGGCACGCTGAAGGATTTTGACTGGCCGGTGACGGCGGCGCAGAGCCTGGAGGCGCTTGACGATTTCATCACGCACCGGCTGCGGGACTTTGGGCAGTATCAGGATGCCATGTGGACGAATGAGCCGTGGCTGTACCACTCACGACTGAGCGCGGCGATGAATCTCAAAATGCTAGATCCGCGCGTGGTCATCGCGGCGGCAGAGAAAGCGTGGCGCAGCGGCAAGGCACCGCTGGCGGCAGTGGAGGGCTTCATCCGGCAAATCCTGGGCTGGCGTGAGTATGTGCGTGGCATCTACTGGCTGAAAATGCCAGACTATGTGCGGCTGAATGAAATGCAGGCGCACGAGAAGCTGCCGGGCTTTTACTGGACGGGAGAGACGGACATGAACTGCCTGAGCCAGGCCATAGGCCAGACGCTGCGTTACGGCTATGCGCACCACATTCAGCGGCTGATGGTGACCGGCTTGTTTGCACTGCTCTATGGCGTGGACCCGCATCAGGTCCACGAGTGGTATCTGGCGGTGTATGTGGATGCCGTGGAGTGGGTGGAGCTGCCGAACACGCTCGGCATGAGCCAGTATGGCGATGGTGGCCTGATGGCCAGCAAGCCCTACGTGGCCAGCGGCAAGTACATCCAGCGCATGAGCAACTACTGCACGGGCTGCAAGTATGACCCCGCGCAGTCCACCGGCCCCAAGGCCTGCCCCTTTACCACTCTGTACTGGGACTACCTGCTGCAGCATGAACCGCGACTGAAGAAGAACCAGCGCATGAGCATGCAGCTGAAAAATCTGGCGCGACTGAGCATGGAACAGAGAAGCGCGATCCAGCAGCAGGCGCGGCGGGTGCGGGAGAGGTGCGGTGGAGAGGGGTGA
- a CDS encoding DUF1501 domain-containing protein, translated as MSESSLNTTRRYFLGQCTGISVGAMALHALAEQPEVPGLPSLPHFAPKAKRVIFLTHSGGPSQLELYDHKPGLMRLAGTELPESVRQGQRLTTMTANQKQLILPGLTQFSRCGKSGATISEWLPHLQGVADDLCFIKSMTTDQINHAPAMTQFLTGHQLPGRPSMGSWISYGLGSLNRNLPDYLVLISKMQRPSDQPLYDHYWGSGFLPSRYQGVKLRNSKDPVLYLTDPEGLPRHLRRGMLDGLAELNQMRFEKTHDPEITTRIRQYEMAYRMQSSVPELTDLSDEPDHVFDMYGPDSRRAGSYAANCILARRLAERGVRFIQLFHPDWDHHSRLPSWCTARCRDTDQPSAALIKDLKQRGLLDDTLVLWGGEFGRGVAGQGKWDSPEAGRDHHPRCFTMWMAGGGIKPGITYGATDDFSYNVAENPVHVRDLHATVMHQLGIDHERFTFRAQGLDFRLTGVEPAKVVKGILA; from the coding sequence ATGAGTGAATCCTCCCTCAACACCACACGGCGCTACTTCCTCGGCCAGTGCACCGGCATCTCCGTCGGCGCGATGGCGCTGCACGCGCTCGCTGAGCAGCCGGAAGTGCCGGGCCTTCCCTCGCTACCTCATTTCGCACCCAAGGCCAAGCGCGTCATCTTCCTCACGCATTCGGGCGGGCCTTCGCAGCTGGAGCTCTATGATCATAAGCCCGGTCTCATGCGGCTGGCGGGAACGGAGCTGCCGGAATCGGTGCGGCAGGGCCAGCGCCTCACCACCATGACGGCGAACCAGAAGCAGCTCATCCTGCCGGGGCTCACCCAGTTCAGCCGCTGCGGCAAAAGCGGCGCCACCATCAGCGAATGGCTTCCGCACCTGCAGGGCGTGGCGGACGATCTCTGCTTCATCAAGTCGATGACGACAGACCAGATCAACCACGCGCCGGCCATGACGCAATTTCTCACCGGCCACCAACTCCCTGGTCGCCCCAGCATGGGCTCATGGATCAGCTACGGCCTCGGCAGCCTGAACCGCAACCTGCCCGACTACCTCGTGCTCATCTCCAAGATGCAGCGCCCGAGCGACCAGCCGCTCTACGATCATTACTGGGGCAGCGGTTTCCTCCCATCGCGCTATCAGGGTGTGAAGCTGCGCAACTCCAAAGACCCCGTGCTCTATCTCACCGACCCCGAAGGCCTGCCACGCCATCTGCGCCGTGGCATGCTGGATGGTCTCGCGGAGCTGAACCAGATGCGCTTTGAGAAGACGCACGACCCCGAGATCACCACCCGCATCCGCCAGTATGAAATGGCCTACCGCATGCAGAGCAGCGTGCCGGAGCTGACCGACCTCAGCGACGAGCCCGATCACGTCTTTGACATGTACGGCCCCGACTCACGCCGCGCCGGAAGTTATGCGGCCAACTGCATCCTCGCCCGCCGTCTCGCCGAGCGTGGCGTTCGCTTCATCCAGCTTTTCCATCCTGACTGGGACCACCACAGCCGGCTCCCGAGCTGGTGCACCGCCCGCTGCCGCGACACCGACCAGCCCAGCGCGGCACTCATCAAAGACCTCAAGCAGCGCGGCCTTCTCGATGACACCCTCGTGCTCTGGGGCGGCGAATTTGGCCGGGGCGTCGCAGGCCAGGGCAAGTGGGACAGCCCCGAGGCTGGCCGCGATCACCACCCGCGTTGCTTCACCATGTGGATGGCCGGCGGCGGGATCAAGCCTGGCATCACCTACGGTGCTACGGATGACTTCAGCTACAACGTGGCCGAAAATCCCGTCCATGTCCGCGACCTGCACGCGACCGTGATGCACCAGCTCGGCATCGACCACGAGCGCTTCACCTTCCGTGCGCAGGGTCTCGACTTCCGCCTCACCGGCGTCGAGCCCGCGAAGGTGGTGAAGGGCATTCTGGCGTAG
- a CDS encoding PSD1 and planctomycete cytochrome C domain-containing protein, giving the protein MSKYLLPLLALSFSAHAEPVSFSREVLPLLSDNCLSCHGQDAGHRKADLRLDTAEGAREVLKSGDFMARIVSTDPEEIMPPPKSHKPALKAEQIALLKRWIAEGAKWGKHWSLEKPLKAKIEGHPVDFFVKARLAKEGRTLSPKAPEYVLRRRLSFDLTGLPPSSIQNQASSIEHLADSLLSSPHFGERMAMWWLDAARYSDTDGFQSDASRTNWPWRDYVVESFNANKRFDQFTLEQFAGDLLPNATPEQKLATCFHRNHMTNGEGGRDKEESRIDYVIDRVNTTGTVWLGLTLGCTQCHSHKFDPISQHDYYGLNAFFNSIDEDGSAGTKAQPYFSYQSPYAKRAVEESQKLVDARKPVEARARADAEKPFSQWLTERQKEVKDGFQAWHVIHGAVESEEGSRLAQAKDGIVSASGPNPKQDDYRLISVLKLPRLTGLKLEVLPQNGVLSRGKDGEFILTDIKVQVRRRGSSQIRDILVKSAVADTKVEGKAREYGDVKGTLDDDPRNGWTTKGFPKDQPHTALYGLAEPLELESDEELILELRQRSTNGDANIASFRVSATDQPGPAVRELGPTPLEQLAAGKVESERLMAQFLEDYTPYQFAKASLDRATAQLKEVQAAAGKLNVMVLAERKEPRVTNVLVRGVWDKKGDVVQRDVPAAIAPWPAGLARDRIGLAKWITSKDNPLTARVFVNHIWQMFFGAGLVRTPDDFGLQGQRPTHPELLDWLAVDFMENGWDVKKLIKLIVTSATYQQSSDRTDAFDPQNLLLSRGPRFRLPAWMIRDAALASSGLLNPALGGPPVRPYQPDGVWEEIFMGRFTYEPSQGAAQHRRTLYAFWRRSIAPTFLFDSAQRRVCEVAMTRTNTPLQALTLLNDETMMEASRALAKRMLAAKTEDRLPLLCQSVLTRQPTAKELTVLERELDSALAHYRAHPEDARKLQTTPELAAHTLVASLVLNLDEAITHE; this is encoded by the coding sequence ATGTCGAAATACCTGCTGCCACTCCTCGCCCTCTCGTTTTCCGCTCATGCGGAGCCGGTGAGCTTCAGCCGCGAGGTGCTACCGCTGCTTTCGGACAACTGTCTCTCCTGCCACGGCCAGGACGCGGGCCATCGCAAGGCCGACCTGCGGCTCGACACGGCGGAAGGCGCACGCGAGGTGCTGAAGTCCGGCGACTTCATGGCCCGAATCGTCAGCACCGATCCCGAGGAGATCATGCCGCCGCCCAAGTCACACAAGCCCGCGCTCAAGGCCGAGCAGATCGCGCTGCTAAAACGCTGGATCGCCGAAGGGGCGAAATGGGGCAAGCACTGGTCTCTCGAAAAACCATTGAAGGCCAAGATCGAAGGCCATCCAGTGGACTTCTTCGTCAAAGCCCGCCTCGCGAAAGAAGGCCGTACGCTTTCCCCCAAAGCCCCAGAGTACGTTCTGCGCCGCCGCCTCTCCTTCGACCTCACCGGCCTGCCTCCATCCAGCATCCAGAATCAAGCATCCAGCATCGAGCATCTAGCCGACAGCCTCCTCTCTTCCCCGCATTTCGGCGAGCGCATGGCCATGTGGTGGCTGGATGCCGCACGCTACTCGGACACTGATGGCTTTCAGTCCGACGCCTCGCGCACCAACTGGCCCTGGCGCGACTACGTGGTGGAGTCGTTCAATGCGAACAAGCGATTCGATCAGTTCACGCTCGAGCAGTTTGCCGGCGATCTGCTGCCCAATGCCACACCTGAGCAAAAACTGGCCACCTGCTTTCACCGCAACCACATGACCAACGGTGAAGGCGGCCGTGACAAGGAGGAATCCCGCATCGACTACGTGATCGATCGCGTGAACACCACCGGCACCGTCTGGCTGGGCCTCACGCTCGGCTGCACGCAGTGCCACTCGCACAAGTTTGACCCCATCTCCCAGCACGACTACTACGGCCTCAACGCCTTCTTCAACAGCATCGACGAAGACGGCTCTGCAGGCACCAAGGCGCAGCCGTATTTCAGTTATCAGTCACCGTATGCGAAGCGCGCGGTGGAGGAGTCCCAGAAGCTCGTCGATGCCCGCAAGCCCGTGGAGGCCAGAGCCAGGGCGGATGCGGAGAAGCCCTTCTCCCAATGGCTGACCGAGCGTCAGAAAGAAGTGAAGGACGGTTTCCAGGCCTGGCATGTCATTCACGGTGCGGTGGAGTCCGAGGAAGGCTCCAGGCTGGCTCAAGCGAAAGACGGCATCGTCTCTGCCAGCGGGCCAAATCCCAAACAAGACGACTACCGCCTCATCTCCGTCCTCAAGCTGCCGCGTCTCACCGGCTTGAAGCTCGAAGTGCTGCCGCAAAACGGCGTGCTCTCACGCGGCAAAGATGGCGAATTCATCCTCACCGACATCAAGGTGCAGGTGCGACGCAGAGGCAGCTCCCAGATCCGCGACATCCTCGTTAAAAGCGCCGTGGCCGACACCAAAGTCGAAGGCAAGGCCCGCGAGTATGGCGATGTGAAAGGCACGCTGGATGACGACCCGCGCAATGGCTGGACCACCAAGGGCTTTCCCAAAGACCAGCCGCACACCGCGCTCTACGGCCTCGCCGAACCCCTCGAACTCGAGAGCGATGAGGAGCTGATTTTGGAACTTCGCCAGCGCTCGACGAATGGCGATGCCAACATCGCCAGCTTCCGCGTCTCCGCCACCGACCAACCTGGCCCCGCTGTGCGCGAGCTTGGTCCCACGCCTCTCGAACAGCTTGCCGCTGGCAAAGTCGAAAGCGAGCGCCTGATGGCGCAGTTTCTGGAAGACTACACTCCCTACCAGTTTGCCAAGGCTTCGCTGGATCGCGCCACCGCGCAGCTCAAGGAAGTTCAGGCCGCTGCCGGCAAACTGAATGTCATGGTGCTGGCCGAGCGCAAAGAGCCGCGTGTGACGAACGTGCTCGTGCGCGGTGTCTGGGACAAGAAAGGCGATGTCGTCCAGCGCGATGTGCCCGCCGCTATCGCCCCCTGGCCCGCAGGTCTGGCGCGGGATCGTATTGGCCTCGCGAAGTGGATCACGTCCAAGGACAATCCGCTGACCGCGCGTGTGTTTGTGAACCACATCTGGCAGATGTTCTTTGGGGCTGGTCTTGTGCGCACGCCGGATGACTTTGGTCTGCAAGGCCAGCGCCCCACGCACCCCGAACTGCTCGACTGGCTGGCCGTGGATTTCATGGAAAACGGCTGGGATGTGAAGAAGCTGATCAAGCTCATCGTCACCAGCGCGACCTATCAGCAGTCCTCCGACCGCACAGACGCCTTCGATCCTCAGAACCTCCTGCTCTCACGCGGCCCACGCTTCCGCCTGCCTGCCTGGATGATCCGCGATGCCGCGCTCGCTTCCTCCGGCCTTCTCAATCCCGCCCTCGGCGGACCACCTGTACGCCCCTACCAGCCGGATGGCGTGTGGGAGGAGATCTTCATGGGCCGCTTCACCTACGAGCCCAGCCAGGGCGCGGCTCAGCACCGCCGCACGCTGTATGCCTTCTGGCGCCGCAGCATCGCCCCCACCTTCCTCTTCGACAGCGCCCAGCGCCGCGTGTGCGAGGTGGCCATGACCCGCACCAACACACCGCTGCAGGCACTCACCCTGCTCAATGACGAGACCATGATGGAAGCCTCCCGTGCACTGGCCAAACGCATGCTGGCCGCGAAGACGGAAGACCGCCTGCCGCTTCTCTGCCAGTCCGTCCTGACCCGCCAGCCTACCGCCAAGGAGCTGACCGTACTCGAGCGCGAACTCGACAGCGCACTGGCCCACTACCGCGCCCATCCCGAAGACGCCCGCAAGCTGCAAACCACACCCGAACTCGCCGCGCACACGCTCGTGGCCAGCCTGGTGCTCAACCTCGACGAAGCCATCACCCATGAGTGA
- a CDS encoding TspO/MBR family protein, with protein MSKPLSKLQSGLALAGFVVVTFCAPLLSVVAGSMPGAWYAALHKPTWNPPAWVFGPTWTLLYTLMAVAAWLVWKRAGFSKPLLFYFVQLALNAAWTPIFFGFHWLGVSVAVIVALWLMIAVTLVAFHRVRNAAGWLLVPYLMWVSFAAVLNVTIWRLNG; from the coding sequence ATGAGCAAGCCTCTCTCCAAACTGCAATCCGGCCTCGCGCTGGCCGGATTCGTCGTCGTCACCTTCTGTGCTCCGCTGCTGAGCGTGGTTGCGGGCTCCATGCCAGGAGCCTGGTATGCGGCGCTGCACAAACCCACATGGAATCCGCCGGCGTGGGTGTTTGGCCCCACGTGGACGCTGCTCTACACGCTGATGGCGGTGGCGGCGTGGCTGGTGTGGAAGCGCGCTGGCTTTTCAAAGCCCCTGCTGTTTTACTTTGTGCAGCTGGCGCTGAATGCAGCCTGGACGCCGATCTTCTTCGGCTTCCACTGGCTGGGAGTCTCAGTGGCGGTGATCGTGGCGCTGTGGCTCATGATTGCGGTCACGCTGGTTGCATTCCATCGCGTGCGCAATGCCGCAGGCTGGCTGCTGGTGCCGTATCTGATGTGGGTGTCCTTTGCTGCGGTGCTGAACGTCACTATCTGGCGGCTGAATGGTTGA
- a CDS encoding DUF3253 domain-containing protein — translation MMKPAQACSKPAVVDAAAIRECLLRLAAGRGEGATYCPSEAARQLSRDWRPLMQPVREVAAVLVDEGLLVCTQKGVPADPLAARGPIRLARPAKD, via the coding sequence ATGATGAAACCTGCACAAGCATGCTCAAAGCCTGCGGTGGTGGATGCGGCCGCCATTCGTGAATGCCTGCTGCGTCTGGCGGCGGGCCGGGGCGAGGGGGCCACCTACTGCCCCTCAGAGGCGGCGCGGCAGCTCAGCCGGGACTGGCGCCCGCTGATGCAGCCGGTGCGCGAGGTGGCGGCAGTGCTAGTGGATGAAGGGCTGCTGGTCTGCACACAGAAGGGCGTGCCTGCGGATCCGCTGGCCGCGCGTGGACCGATCCGGCTGGCGAGACCGGCAAAGGACTAG
- a CDS encoding SRPBCC family protein: MAVHTLFHQQIIPAPLPEVWAFFSNPRNLSRITPPGMGFSTEEKDLPDAIRPGLMITHRLRPLLGIPMTWLTEITHVVEGRRFVDEQRVGPYAVWHHEHDFEDLGDGRTQTTDRVTYVMPFGPLGELAHPWLVAPELKRVFAHREKAMREIFPG, translated from the coding sequence ATGGCTGTGCACACCTTGTTTCATCAGCAGATCATCCCCGCGCCGCTGCCGGAGGTGTGGGCGTTTTTTTCCAATCCGCGAAACCTTTCCCGCATCACGCCGCCTGGGATGGGCTTCTCCACGGAAGAGAAAGATCTGCCGGACGCCATTCGGCCCGGGCTCATGATCACGCACCGGCTGCGGCCTCTGCTGGGAATTCCCATGACATGGCTCACGGAGATCACGCATGTGGTGGAGGGCAGGCGCTTTGTGGATGAGCAGCGCGTGGGGCCGTATGCGGTATGGCATCATGAGCATGACTTTGAGGACCTCGGCGATGGCCGCACGCAAACGACCGACCGCGTGACGTATGTGATGCCTTTCGGCCCGCTGGGAGAGCTGGCGCATCCATGGCTGGTGGCACCGGAGCTCAAGCGCGTCTTTGCGCACCGAGAGAAAGCAATGCGGGAGATTTTCCCCGGCTGA
- a CDS encoding oxidoreductase: protein MSSKKWLITGCSSGFGRAIAEAALAAGQKVIATARDVRSIADLEKPGSCEVMALDITDEANIREVIAAAGALDVIVNNAGYGLIGAVEECSDEQIRRSLETNFFGPLNVIRAALPMLRVQKRGHIVNISAAAAISNYPGFGIYGGAKAALEMMSESLRLELAPLGIHVTQVQPGPFRTDFIARGLEKAATQIADYDGSARKFATFLETVNGKQPGDPARAAQAIVKMVLDGEPPPRLPLGKYVVKKMRDKAAALTREAERWGDVAGATDFSG from the coding sequence ATGAGTTCCAAAAAATGGCTGATCACCGGATGTTCGAGCGGCTTTGGCCGGGCGATTGCAGAGGCGGCGCTGGCGGCCGGGCAGAAGGTCATCGCCACAGCGCGTGATGTGCGCAGCATCGCGGATCTGGAAAAGCCAGGCAGCTGCGAGGTCATGGCGCTGGACATCACGGATGAGGCGAATATCCGCGAAGTGATCGCGGCGGCGGGAGCGCTGGATGTCATCGTGAACAACGCGGGCTATGGCCTGATCGGTGCGGTGGAGGAATGCAGCGACGAGCAGATCCGCCGCAGTCTGGAGACGAATTTCTTCGGCCCGCTGAACGTCATCCGCGCAGCGCTCCCGATGCTGCGGGTGCAGAAGCGCGGGCACATCGTGAACATCAGCGCAGCGGCGGCCATTTCGAACTACCCGGGCTTCGGCATCTACGGCGGGGCCAAGGCGGCGCTGGAGATGATGAGCGAGAGCCTGCGGCTGGAGCTGGCGCCTCTGGGCATCCACGTGACGCAGGTGCAGCCGGGGCCGTTCCGCACGGATTTCATCGCACGCGGTTTGGAAAAGGCCGCCACGCAGATCGCCGACTATGATGGCAGCGCACGGAAATTTGCCACCTTTCTCGAAACCGTGAACGGCAAGCAGCCCGGCGATCCGGCGCGCGCCGCGCAAGCCATTGTGAAAATGGTGCTGGATGGCGAGCCCCCGCCACGCCTGCCGCTGGGCAAGTATGTGGTGAAGAAGATGCGGGACAAAGCCGCAGCCCTCACACGCGAGGCAGAGCGCTGGGGCGACGTGGCTGGGGCGACGGATTTTTCCGGCTGA
- a CDS encoding RNA polymerase sigma factor, whose translation MERSIADQLETLHPDAFGWALHCCAGNHARAEDVLQNAYLKLAREQAWHDGRSAFKTWWFGVIRLTAHEEFRRLRYRESLLGRLLLQISGQEHDPRPSPSRKMEMDERAAELRRCLAQLPARQAEVLHLVFYQDLTLTEAAEVMRVSIGSVRQHYERGKARLRSLLQPDTTHESQPR comes from the coding sequence ATGGAACGCTCCATCGCCGACCAGCTCGAAACTCTGCATCCCGACGCCTTTGGCTGGGCGCTGCACTGCTGCGCTGGAAACCATGCGCGGGCGGAGGACGTGCTGCAAAACGCCTATCTCAAGCTGGCGCGGGAGCAGGCGTGGCACGACGGCCGCTCTGCTTTCAAAACCTGGTGGTTCGGAGTCATACGCCTCACTGCGCACGAGGAGTTTCGGCGGCTGCGCTATCGCGAATCCTTGCTGGGCAGGCTGCTGCTGCAGATCTCCGGCCAGGAGCACGACCCCCGGCCCTCCCCTTCCCGCAAAATGGAGATGGACGAGCGCGCGGCGGAACTGCGGCGCTGCCTGGCTCAGCTGCCTGCACGGCAGGCGGAGGTGCTGCATCTGGTCTTCTATCAGGATCTGACACTCACCGAAGCGGCGGAGGTGATGCGTGTGAGCATCGGCTCCGTGCGCCAACATTATGAACGCGGCAAGGCGCGCCTGCGCAGCCTGCTGCAACCGGATACCACTCATGAAAGCCAACCCCGATGA
- a CDS encoding Spy/CpxP family protein refolding chaperone has translation MKTLLCSLLLLTACALPAAQVEEWLKSGLLHPDLITSVRDQLALTEEQQSKLNAQLSEARAQAEPLEQAVKEQKKALNQLLKDRTSTAEAAAAQLSKLLEAEGAIKQLQLRTLIAVRDVLTPEQLAKAQKLNPPGQPSPRAGLEARVDEKAHKLRAAVESLGISPTEAMKYRGEEIEGLIKSGQLAEADAKLDELIKDSHFKELDAEVEKVDFSKFEPGSTDLETLRERFERLQVAGQAIISLPLLREMLQAKSAFEEAKEAQDAEKVGRILTYAEERLKKNGG, from the coding sequence ATGAAAACACTCCTCTGCTCCCTGCTTCTCCTGACCGCCTGTGCTCTGCCCGCCGCCCAAGTGGAGGAGTGGCTCAAGAGCGGCCTGCTCCACCCGGACCTGATCACCTCCGTGCGTGACCAGCTGGCGCTGACTGAAGAGCAGCAGTCCAAGCTCAACGCCCAGCTCAGCGAGGCACGCGCCCAAGCCGAGCCTCTGGAGCAGGCTGTGAAGGAGCAGAAGAAGGCCCTCAACCAGCTGCTCAAAGACAGAACCAGTACTGCCGAGGCAGCCGCAGCGCAGCTTTCCAAGCTGCTGGAAGCCGAGGGGGCCATCAAACAGCTGCAATTGAGAACTTTGATCGCCGTGCGCGATGTCCTGACGCCTGAACAGCTGGCCAAGGCACAGAAACTCAACCCGCCTGGGCAGCCTTCTCCACGCGCAGGACTGGAAGCACGAGTTGATGAGAAAGCGCACAAACTTCGTGCTGCGGTGGAGTCCCTCGGCATCTCGCCTACTGAAGCCATGAAGTATCGTGGCGAAGAAATCGAAGGCCTGATCAAAAGCGGCCAGCTAGCCGAGGCAGATGCCAAGCTGGATGAATTGATCAAAGACTCCCACTTTAAAGAACTGGATGCCGAGGTCGAAAAGGTGGACTTCTCCAAGTTCGAGCCTGGCAGCACGGATCTAGAAACGCTGCGGGAGCGCTTCGAAAGGCTGCAGGTGGCTGGTCAGGCGATCATTTCCCTTCCTCTGCTGCGTGAGATGCTGCAGGCCAAATCCGCCTTTGAAGAGGCCAAGGAGGCCCAGGACGCTGAAAAAGTGGGCCGCATCCTGACCTATGCTGAGGAAAGGCTGAAGAAAAATGGCGGCTAA
- a CDS encoding RNA recognition motif domain-containing protein, translated as MNTKMYVGNLPFAAQEQDVRELFSQYGGVTEVFLPMDRESGRPRGFAFVTMDSAEAMNAAINAQNGQEFMGRKLAINEARPREERPAGGGYGGGGGRGGYGGGGGGRGGYGGGGGGGGRGGYGGGGGGGGGKRGGYDRGDRGGHRGGGGDDEGGW; from the coding sequence ATGAATACCAAGATGTATGTGGGCAATCTGCCCTTCGCCGCTCAGGAGCAAGACGTTCGTGAGCTGTTCTCCCAATACGGTGGCGTCACCGAAGTCTTCCTGCCGATGGACCGCGAGAGCGGCCGCCCACGTGGGTTTGCCTTCGTTACCATGGATTCCGCAGAAGCCATGAATGCCGCGATCAACGCGCAAAACGGCCAGGAATTCATGGGCCGAAAGCTTGCCATCAACGAAGCTCGTCCCCGTGAAGAGCGTCCCGCAGGCGGTGGTTATGGCGGCGGCGGTGGCCGTGGCGGCTACGGTGGTGGCGGCGGCGGTCGTGGTGGCTACGGCGGTGGCGGCGGCGGTGGTGGTCGTGGTGGCTACGGCGGCGGCGGTGGTGGCGGCGGCGGCAAGCGCGGCGGCTATGACCGTGGCGATCGCGGCGGTCATCGCGGCGGCGGCGGAGACGACGAAGGCGGCTGGTAA